One region of Paenibacillus polymyxa M1 genomic DNA includes:
- a CDS encoding PTS lactose/cellobiose transporter subunit IIA, translated as MEEYQEIIMGIITNSGVAKSKAMDAIALAQKGNTQLAAERLEESKAELVKAHKSQTRLIQQEAGGTVHEVTLLMVHAQDHLMSAITTKDLAGHMIELYNRLNRYEEITNHTSNGGNNG; from the coding sequence ATGGAGGAGTATCAAGAAATTATTATGGGAATTATCACTAACTCAGGTGTTGCCAAGAGTAAAGCGATGGACGCGATCGCTCTTGCTCAAAAAGGTAACACACAGTTGGCGGCAGAGCGGCTTGAAGAAAGCAAAGCCGAGTTGGTTAAAGCGCATAAATCACAAACGAGGCTGATTCAACAGGAAGCTGGCGGAACCGTCCACGAAGTCACACTGCTTATGGTACATGCTCAAGATCATCTTATGTCAGCCATCACAACTAAAGATCTGGCTGGACATATGATTGAGCTTTACAACAGATTGAATCGCTATGAAGAAATCACAAATCACACTTCCAACGGAGGGAACAACGGATGA
- a CDS encoding PTS sugar transporter subunit IIB: MKQITLVCAAGMSTSMLVQKMQKAAQAQNLEVEIRATSEGSFKEYADKTDVLLIGPQVGYLEDDFKAKYEPKGIKVSVINIVDYGMMNGEKVLGDALKL; this comes from the coding sequence ATGAAACAAATTACACTGGTATGTGCTGCAGGAATGTCTACAAGTATGTTGGTACAGAAAATGCAAAAGGCCGCACAAGCGCAAAACCTTGAGGTTGAAATCAGGGCTACTTCCGAAGGTTCGTTTAAAGAATATGCCGACAAGACGGATGTGCTGCTGATTGGACCACAGGTCGGCTACCTGGAGGATGATTTCAAGGCAAAATATGAACCTAAAGGCATTAAGGTAAGTGTTATCAATATAGTAGACTACGGTATGATGAACGGCGAAAAAGTGCTAGGAGACGCGCTTAAGCTGTAA